The Raphanus sativus cultivar WK10039 chromosome 2, ASM80110v3, whole genome shotgun sequence DNA segment tttctcttctctttatatacaCAACAGATGATCTCTCTACCTTCTCTCTGTCTTTCTGAtgttgatgttgatgatgaaaaCTTATGATAGTTCAAAAGATCTTTTCCCATattcattaaataattaattacacAAAAATGAATCCATCTTTGAGATTGATCAAGACTGAAACATCCGGTTTTAGTTGCCAGAGCCAAAGCCACGAGGAGGACCAGGTTTGCTTGATGCATACTCCACAAACTTCTTCCTCCTTGAAGCCTTACAAGCGACTTAAGGTGCCCGCAACGCTTTCCTCGCCGGTTTGTAACCAATAAAACAAGATCAAACACTGCAAAGGGACTAAAAGctgagcagagtgtttgaggttaaATATGTCTATAAATATGTCTTATGTCATTGTTGATTTCGAAATTCATCTCAAATCAATttttctccattctattttatCATATCGTCCAAAAAGCATTTGAGCTTGATATTGAATTCCTTCTACCCTTTATTTTCTGCTCCTAATAAATTGTTATGATCTATTTCAATCACTGTTAGGTTCATCTTAATAAGCTCTTTTAAAGCATAATCATCTAACTCTAGAATTGTTTATATGCTTTTTAATGAGCaaatagttatattttagactttaataaaatagaaatttaaacAATTTGAAACTTATGTTTATGTATGATACTTCTAAAAATTTTGGGGTccaaaactaatattttttgtcgcacttattatatttgtatataaactaGTGTACAAAAATGTGTGATCAAATTATTTTTCCAACAAACGTGGAATTCATATAAGATATAGACTGATATTTAAATTACTAACAACTAATTTAATatggaaataaataattttaaagttaataataaaaatgagatTAACTTATGTGGTAAAATAATTTATGGTTGATATTCTTACAATTTCAGTTTTATGGGTTATTGCATAAAATATTTCTAGCATCATATAGTACCACTGCATTCACTAATTTCCACATATTGTCTCTTTCCTGTTTAATATGATACAAACGTTTGATATACGTAGGTTAATTAATTAGTCATTTAGTCTATAGTTAAAGTATATTACATtcattgttacaaaaaaaagtatattacaTTCTACAAAATACATCCTATATATAGATGtagataatatataattcaATATTAGATATACATTAAACAAAGTTTTTAAAGATTTGGACAATAAAAACCTAGGACATCTAATAGATTTTCTACGCGTAAGAACATATCACTGCATATGGGCGATGACTAAGCCAAACCACGTCGATGCATGGTTTCTTTTTGCTCATCGTTAACCGAACTATACCACATCGGATTACCCGGGTCGGCAACCGTAAGTAGTGGCATCCCTTGTGAATATGTGTCCACTACAGGGGTATAGACGTATAGTCGTCATCATCGTCAAATAGTCTTGGTTCAAATTCACTGACGCCGGCAGGAGAATAAGAACAAGGCGTCGTAGTTTCGTAGTCGTTGAAGAAAAGAAGCATATTGTGGTGAAACCAGATCTGAGCTTTCAAGAACTTGACGTAGCTAATGGCTTCGTTGAGCATAGAGACGGTGTCCATCTTCGCACCACCAGGAACCATGCTCTGTAGAATCTTCAAACGGTCGCTGATTCGGTGGCGTCGCTCACGGGCAGCCACGCTCTGTGGATCCGTCGATAACGTGGACACGAACTGATTTTTGTTGCCCTTTATTCTGCCCTTGTGGCtgtggaaagaagaagatgacgagGAAGTGGTGGATGACGAATTAGGATTTAGGCTACGAATACTGGACTGGTCCATTGTGATTGTCGTGCTTTGTATTTTCTTGTCACCAATTGTCGTGCTTTATATTGTTACGTAGTATGTGGGGTATATATAGTCACACACTGACTGATTTAGTGATAATTAACGCGCGTTGGCTAATTATATGCATGTCCTAGTAAGGCTAGTATATTACTGTAGATGTAGCTAGCAGgagttttgtaatattttatattatggaGCCATggaggtttttttttgtaactggcttTTATCAATTGAGGTTCTTCAAAGCAGGCTAAACTGatcgtttttattatatatggaaCTGGCTTTCATCAATTGAGGTTCTTCGTTCGGCAATGGCAGTTCTATTTTGTAACTGGCTTTCATCAATTGAGGTTCTTCAAAGCAGGCTAAAGTCTGATTATCAGAAATAGTTCTAGTTATAGAAGAGCACGTGAGGCTCCGGGTTTCACGTAGTAGTGGGGTTCGGTGAAAACATTGGACTAAGAAgcaaactaaaaacaaaagtcTAATCATATTTTTACAACTCAAACTCTACGTACTGTCTTCTCAAACAACTACCTTCACTACAATTTACATTGGCACATCACATTACGCACATGTATATATACAGTAACTCGTCCAAGTACAGGTGAcatattttcgtttttttctcATAATTTCTAATACCAAATCAAATTATCGATACACACAATTTTATATgttcaaataaggaaataatTCTCCACACAAGCTTGTAGataattaaaacaatataaatcgGAATTTTCATAACTGATCTTTTctccattaaaaaaaaacctggaataaaacatatttgaacCTATACAAGAAAGAAAGTAAATTGATTTGAAAAGGCAGTATTCACAATAACTACGGTGGATAGGCGCATGAGCTTGAAACAGTAATGAAAAGGCAGTATTTCCCTACTCGATatcttcttcattttttaaGTCTCAACTGGGAAACAGGTAACTGTCGT contains these protein-coding regions:
- the LOC108841203 gene encoding LOW QUALITY PROTEIN: transcription factor bHLH140 (The sequence of the model RefSeq protein was modified relative to this genomic sequence to represent the inferred CDS: deleted 2 bases in 1 codon), with the translated sequence MDQSSIRSLNPNSSSTTSSSSSSFHSHKGRIKGNKNQFVSTLSTDPQSVAARERRHRISDRLKILQSMVPGGAKMDTVSMLNEAISYVKFLKAQIWFHHNMLLFFNDYETTTPCSYSPAGVSEFEPRLFDDDDDYTYTPVVDTYSQGMPLLTVADPGNPMWYSSVNDEQKETMHRRGLA